A DNA window from Bos javanicus breed banteng chromosome 10, ARS-OSU_banteng_1.0, whole genome shotgun sequence contains the following coding sequences:
- the PABPN1 gene encoding polyadenylate-binding protein 2 isoform X2: MEEEAEKLKELQNEVEKQMNMSPPPGNAGPVIMSIEEKMEADARSIYVGNVDYGATAEELEAHFHGCGSVNRVTILCDKFSGHPKGFAYIEFSDKESVRTSLALDESLFRGRQIKVIPKRTNRPGISTTDRGFPRARYRARTTNYNSSRSRFYSGFNSRPRGRVYRGRARATSWYSPY, from the exons ATGGAGGAAGAAGCTGAGAAGCTAAAGGAGCTACAGAACGAGGTAGAGAAGCAGATGAATATGAGTCCACCTCCGGGCAATG ctGGCCCAGtgatcatgtccattgaggagAAGATGGAGGCTGATGCCCGTTCCATCTATGTTGGCAAT GTGGACTATGGTGCAACAGCAGAAGAGCTAGAAGCACACTTTCATGGCTGTGGTTCAGTCAACCGCGTAACTATACTCTGTGACAAATTTAGTGGCCATCCGAAAGG GTTTGCGTATATAGAGTTCTCAGACAAAGAGtcagtgaggacttccctggccttAGATGAATCCTTATTTAGAGGAAGACAGATCAAG GTGATCCCTAAACGAACCAACAGACCAGGCATCAGCACAACAGACCGAGGCTTCCCACGAGCCCGATACCGTGCCCGAACCACCAACTACAACAGTTCCCGCTCTCGATTCTACAGTGGTTTTAACAGCAGGCCCCGGGGTCGCGTCTACAG
- the PABPN1 gene encoding polyadenylate-binding protein 2 isoform X1 → MAAAAAAAAAAGAAGGRGSGPGRRRHLVPGAGGEAGEGAPGGAGDYGNGLESEELEPEELLLEPEPEPEPEEEPPRPRAPPGAPGPGPGSGAPGNQEEEEESGLVEGDPGDGAIEDPELEAIKARVREMEEEAEKLKELQNEVEKQMNMSPPPGNAGPVIMSIEEKMEADARSIYVGNVDYGATAEELEAHFHGCGSVNRVTILCDKFSGHPKGFAYIEFSDKESVRTSLALDESLFRGRQIKVIPKRTNRPGISTTDRGFPRARYRARTTNYNSSRSRFYSGFNSRPRGRVYRGRARATSWYSPY, encoded by the exons atggcggcggcggcggcggcggcagcagcagcgggGGCTGCGGGCGGTCGGGGCTCCGGGCCGGGGCGGCGGCGCCATCTTGTGCCCGGGGCCGGTGGGGAGGCCGGGGAGGGGGCCCCGGGGGGCGCAGGGGACTACGGGAACGGCTTGGAGTCTGAGGAACTGGAGCCTGAGGAGCTGCTGCTGGAGCCCGAGCCGGAGCCCGAGCCCGAAGAGGAGCCGCCCCGGCCCCGCGCCCCCCCGGGAGCTCCGGGCCCTGGGCCTGGCTCGGGAGCCCCCGGCaatcaggaggaggaggaggagtcggGACTGGTCGAGGGTGACCCGGGGGACGGCGCCATTGAGGACCCG GAGCTGGAAGCGATCAAAGCTCGAGTTAGGGAGATGGAGGAAGAAGCTGAGAAGCTAAAGGAGCTACAGAACGAGGTAGAGAAGCAGATGAATATGAGTCCACCTCCGGGCAATG ctGGCCCAGtgatcatgtccattgaggagAAGATGGAGGCTGATGCCCGTTCCATCTATGTTGGCAAT GTGGACTATGGTGCAACAGCAGAAGAGCTAGAAGCACACTTTCATGGCTGTGGTTCAGTCAACCGCGTAACTATACTCTGTGACAAATTTAGTGGCCATCCGAAAGG GTTTGCGTATATAGAGTTCTCAGACAAAGAGtcagtgaggacttccctggccttAGATGAATCCTTATTTAGAGGAAGACAGATCAAG GTGATCCCTAAACGAACCAACAGACCAGGCATCAGCACAACAGACCGAGGCTTCCCACGAGCCCGATACCGTGCCCGAACCACCAACTACAACAGTTCCCGCTCTCGATTCTACAGTGGTTTTAACAGCAGGCCCCGGGGTCGCGTCTACAG
- the BCL2L2 gene encoding bcl-2-like protein 2 isoform X2, translating into MATPASAPDTRALVADFVGYKLRQKGYVCGAGPGEGPAADPLHQAMRAAGDEFETRFRRTFSDLAAQLHVTPGSAQQRFTQVSDELFQGGPNWGRLVAFFVFGAALCAESVNKEMEPLVGQVQEWMVAYLETRLADWIHSSGGWFSQTSEAEMVHEVFFGEILSNCDCSKFSCS; encoded by the exons ATGGCGACCCCAGCCTCGGCCCCAGACACACGGGCTCTAGTGGCAGACTTTGTGGGCTATAAGCTGAGGCAGAAGGGGTATGTTTGTGGAGCTGGCCCCGGGGAGGGCCCAGCAGCTGACCCGCTACACCAAGCCATGCGGGCAGCTGGAGATGAGTTCGAGACCCGCTTCCGGCGCACCTTCTCCGATCTGGCAGCTCAGCTGCATGTGACCCCGGGCTCGGCCCAGCAACGCTTCACCCAGGTCTCTGATGAACTCTTCCAAGGGGGCCCCAACTGGGGCCGCCTTGTggccttctttgtctttggagcCGCGTTGTGTGCTGAGAGTGTCAACAAGGAGATGGAGCCACTTGTGGGACAAGTGCAGGAGTGGATGGTGGCCTACCTGGAGACGAGGCTGGCTGACTGGATCCACAGCAGTGGGGGCTGG TTCTCCCAGACCAGTGAAGCTGAGATGGTTCATGAAGTATTTTTCGGTGAAATTTTAAGCAACTGTGACTGCTCCAAGTTCTCCTGTTCCTGA
- the BCL2L2 gene encoding bcl-2-like protein 2 isoform X1 has product MATPASAPDTRALVADFVGYKLRQKGYVCGAGPGEGPAADPLHQAMRAAGDEFETRFRRTFSDLAAQLHVTPGSAQQRFTQVSDELFQGGPNWGRLVAFFVFGAALCAESVNKEMEPLVGQVQEWMVAYLETRLADWIHSSGGWAEFTALYGDGALEEARRLREGNWASVRTVLTGAVALGALVTVGAFFASK; this is encoded by the exons ATGGCGACCCCAGCCTCGGCCCCAGACACACGGGCTCTAGTGGCAGACTTTGTGGGCTATAAGCTGAGGCAGAAGGGGTATGTTTGTGGAGCTGGCCCCGGGGAGGGCCCAGCAGCTGACCCGCTACACCAAGCCATGCGGGCAGCTGGAGATGAGTTCGAGACCCGCTTCCGGCGCACCTTCTCCGATCTGGCAGCTCAGCTGCATGTGACCCCGGGCTCGGCCCAGCAACGCTTCACCCAGGTCTCTGATGAACTCTTCCAAGGGGGCCCCAACTGGGGCCGCCTTGTggccttctttgtctttggagcCGCGTTGTGTGCTGAGAGTGTCAACAAGGAGATGGAGCCACTTGTGGGACAAGTGCAGGAGTGGATGGTGGCCTACCTGGAGACGAGGCTGGCTGACTGGATCCACAGCAGTGGGGGCTGG GCGGAGTTCACAGCTCTATACGGGGACGGGGCCCTGGAGGAGGCGCGGCGTCTGCGGGAGGGGAACTGGGCTTCAGTGAGGACAGTGCTGACGGGGGCTGTGGCACTGGGGGCCCTGGTAACTGTAGGGGCCTTTTTTGCTAGCAAGTGA
- the PPP1R3E gene encoding protein phosphatase 1 regulatory subunit 3E isoform X1, which produces MRAVSADEKTEVQRSCALLKVTQLNSTRERAYYLSQRPSLGEEPEEEPSEGGTRLGARSRAPGPSRGRRARSAPAGGGGTRALRNHSPDTRKRVRFADALGLELAAVRRFRPGELPRVPRHVQVQLQRDALRHFAPCQPRARGLQEARAALEPASEPGFAARLQAQRICLERVEAGPLGVAGSARVLDLAYEKRVSVRWSADGWRSQREAPAAYAGPAPPPPRADRFSFRLPAPPIGGSLLFALRYRVTGREFWDNNGGRDYALRGPEHPGSGGNAEPQGWIHFI; this is translated from the exons ATGCGAGCAGTTTCTGCAG atgagaaaactgaggtccaaagaAGTTGTgccttgctcaaagtcacacagctgaatAGCACCAGAG AGCGCGCCTACTACCTCAGCCAGCGGCCCAGCCTCGGGGAGGAGCCAGAGGAGGAACCGAGCGAGGGAGGGACGCGTCTCGGGGCCCGATCCCGAGCTCCAGGTCCCAGTCGGGGGCGCCGGGCTCGTTCTGCGCCCGCCGGAGGCGGCGGGACCCGGGCGCTCCGCAACCACAGCCCCGATACCCGTAAGAGAGTGCGTTTCGCTGACGCGCTGGGGCTGGAGCTGGCAGCCGTGCGCCGCTTCCGCCCGGGAGAGCTGCCCCGGGTGCCCCGCCACGTGCAGGTCCAACTGCAGAGGGACGCCCTCCGCCACTTCGCGCCGTGCCAACCCCGCGCCCGAGGCCTCCAG GAGGCGCGCGCCGCCCTGGAGCCGGCCAGCGAGCCGGGCTTCGCCGCCCGCCTGCAGGCTCAGCGCATCTGCCTGGAACGCGTCGAGGCGGGCCCGCTGGGCGTGGCCGGGAGCGCGCGCGTGCTGGACCTGGCCTACGAGAAGCGCGTGAGCGTGCGCTGGAGTGCAGACGGCTGGCGGAGCCAACGAGAGGCGCCCGCCGCCTACGCCGGCCCGGCCCCACCCCCGCCGCGCGCCGACCGCTTCTCCTTCCGCCTGCCGGCGCCACCCATTGGAGGGTCCCTGCTCTTCGCCCTACGCTACCGCGTGACTGGCCGCGAGTTCTGGGACAACAACGGCGGCCGTGACTATGCTCTGCGTGGGCCGGAGCACCCGGGCAGTGGCGGAAACGCGGAGCCCCAGGGCTGGATCCACTTTATCTGA
- the PPP1R3E gene encoding protein phosphatase 1 regulatory subunit 3E isoform X2: protein MSRERHPRTDIPRNLSFIASLTERAYYLSQRPSLGEEPEEEPSEGGTRLGARSRAPGPSRGRRARSAPAGGGGTRALRNHSPDTRKRVRFADALGLELAAVRRFRPGELPRVPRHVQVQLQRDALRHFAPCQPRARGLQEARAALEPASEPGFAARLQAQRICLERVEAGPLGVAGSARVLDLAYEKRVSVRWSADGWRSQREAPAAYAGPAPPPPRADRFSFRLPAPPIGGSLLFALRYRVTGREFWDNNGGRDYALRGPEHPGSGGNAEPQGWIHFI from the exons ATGTCTCGCGAGCGGCACCCCCGCACCGACATCCCCCGCAACCTGAGCTTCATCGCCTCACTGACAGAGCGCGCCTACTACCTCAGCCAGCGGCCCAGCCTCGGGGAGGAGCCAGAGGAGGAACCGAGCGAGGGAGGGACGCGTCTCGGGGCCCGATCCCGAGCTCCAGGTCCCAGTCGGGGGCGCCGGGCTCGTTCTGCGCCCGCCGGAGGCGGCGGGACCCGGGCGCTCCGCAACCACAGCCCCGATACCCGTAAGAGAGTGCGTTTCGCTGACGCGCTGGGGCTGGAGCTGGCAGCCGTGCGCCGCTTCCGCCCGGGAGAGCTGCCCCGGGTGCCCCGCCACGTGCAGGTCCAACTGCAGAGGGACGCCCTCCGCCACTTCGCGCCGTGCCAACCCCGCGCCCGAGGCCTCCAG GAGGCGCGCGCCGCCCTGGAGCCGGCCAGCGAGCCGGGCTTCGCCGCCCGCCTGCAGGCTCAGCGCATCTGCCTGGAACGCGTCGAGGCGGGCCCGCTGGGCGTGGCCGGGAGCGCGCGCGTGCTGGACCTGGCCTACGAGAAGCGCGTGAGCGTGCGCTGGAGTGCAGACGGCTGGCGGAGCCAACGAGAGGCGCCCGCCGCCTACGCCGGCCCGGCCCCACCCCCGCCGCGCGCCGACCGCTTCTCCTTCCGCCTGCCGGCGCCACCCATTGGAGGGTCCCTGCTCTTCGCCCTACGCTACCGCGTGACTGGCCGCGAGTTCTGGGACAACAACGGCGGCCGTGACTATGCTCTGCGTGGGCCGGAGCACCCGGGCAGTGGCGGAAACGCGGAGCCCCAGGGCTGGATCCACTTTATCTGA
- the HOMEZ gene encoding homeobox and leucine zipper protein Homez isoform X2 — protein MLKSRIGMRSRHPRRAISEGHKSESTMPPNKEASSLNSSPAGLICLPPISEELQLVWTQAAQTSELDSNEHLLQTFSYFPYPSLADIALLCLRYGLQMEKVKTWFMAQRLRCGISWSSEEIEETRARVVYHRDQLHFKSLLSFTHHAGRPPEEMPPSPVPPPEQVGLGIVPLTLSEPTQMKGLKVEPEESLSHQKAKEPLMVPGSGAFPHQSQFWQDHQCSGLSKEQAGRCPDQSHSLATASWNHATAVHQPRARDKPQSISLLASSCKKESASNVTPPSSTSSSFQGLANGAPATSKPLQPLGCAPQPLSPNEQALPPQLEPAWPQGLRHNSASGRVGPAEYLSPDMQRQRKTKRKTKEQLAILKSFFLQCQWARREDYHKLEQITGLPRPEIIQWFGDTRYALKHGQLKWFRDNAVPGAPSFQDPAVPTPPPSTRSLNEWAETPPLPNPPPPPDIRPLERYWATHQQLRESDIPQLSQASRLSTQQVLDWFDSRLPEPAEVVVCLDEEEEEEEEELPEDGEEEEEEDDDDDDDDVIIQD, from the exons ATGCTGAAGAGTAGAATTGGCATGAGGAGCAGACACCCAAGGAGAG CTATCTCTGAAGGGCACAAATCAGAAAGCACCATGCCTCCTAATAAAGAGGCCAGCAGTCTTAATAGCTCCCCTGCGGGCCTCATCTGCCTCCCTCCAATCTCTGAGGAGCTACAGCTTGTGTGGACCCAAGCAGCCCAGACCAGTGAGCTGGACAGCAATGAACATTTGCTCCAAACCTTCAGCTACTTCCCCTATCCCAGTTTAGcagacattgcccttctttgcctACGCTATGGGCTGCAGATGGAGAAAGTCAAGACTTGGTTCATGGCCCAGCGCCTTCGCTGTGGCATTAGCTGGTCATCTGAAGAAATTGAAGAGACTCGAGCCCGAGTAGTCTACCATCGGGACCAACTCCATTTCAAATCCCTTCTCTCTTTTACTCATCATGCAGGGCGGCCGCCAGAGGAAATGCCTCCTTCTCCTGTGCCACCTCCGGAACAAGTTGGTCTTGGAATAGTGCCcctgactcttagcgagcccacCCAGATGAAAGGATTGAAGGTAGAGCCTGAGGAgtcactgagtcaccagaaagCAAAGGAGCCCTTGATGGTACCTGGCAGTGGGGCATTTCCCCACCAATCACAATTTTGGCAGGATCATCAATGCAGTGGCCTCTCCAAGGAGcaggcaggcaggtgtcccgACCAGTCACACAGCCTAGCTACTGCTTCCTGGAACCACGCCACAGCTGTCCACCAGCCCCGTGCTCGGGATAAGCCTCAATCCATCTCATTACTTGCCAGTAGTTGTAAGAAGGAGTCAGCATCTAATGTGACTCCTCCTTCCTCTACCTCTTCCTCTTTCCAGGGACTGGCTAATGGAGCTCCTGCCACCTCTAAGCCCCTTCAGCCACTGGGCTGTGCCCCACAACCATTGTCACCCAATGAACAGGCACTACCCCCACAGCTGGAGCCAGCCTGGCCCCAGGGGCTAAGGCATAACTCAGCATCAGGTAGGGTTGGCCCTGCAGAGTATCTTTCCCCAGACATGCAACGCCAGCGAAAGACCAAGCGCAAAACCAAAGAGCAGTTGGCTATCCTCAAATCGTTTTTTCTACAGTGCCAATGGGCACGGCGAGAGGATTACCATAAATTAGAGCAGATCACTGGTTTACCTCGGCCTGAGATTATTCAGTGGTTTGGTGACACACGCTATGCCTTGAAGCATGGGCAACTAAAGTGGTTTCGGGACAATGCAGTACCTGGTGCCCCTAGTTTCCAGGATCCAGCAGTTCCCACACCACCACCTTCAACCCGCTCCTTGAATGAATGGGCTGAGACACCGCCTCTGCcaaatcccccacccccaccggaTATACGACCCTTGGAGAGGTACTGGGCAACCCACCAACAGCTCCGGGAAAGTGATATCCCTCAACTGAGTCAGGCATCAAGGCTTAGCACCCAGCAGGTACTGGATTGGTTTGACTCTCGATTACCTGAGCCAGCTGAAGTGGTGGTCTGTCTagatgaagaggaggaagaggaggaggaggaactgccagaagatggtgaagaggaggaggaggaggacgacgACGATGATGACGATGATGTGATCATCCAGGACTga
- the HOMEZ gene encoding homeobox and leucine zipper protein Homez isoform X1, producing the protein MVRGWEPPPGLDCAISEGHKSESTMPPNKEASSLNSSPAGLICLPPISEELQLVWTQAAQTSELDSNEHLLQTFSYFPYPSLADIALLCLRYGLQMEKVKTWFMAQRLRCGISWSSEEIEETRARVVYHRDQLHFKSLLSFTHHAGRPPEEMPPSPVPPPEQVGLGIVPLTLSEPTQMKGLKVEPEESLSHQKAKEPLMVPGSGAFPHQSQFWQDHQCSGLSKEQAGRCPDQSHSLATASWNHATAVHQPRARDKPQSISLLASSCKKESASNVTPPSSTSSSFQGLANGAPATSKPLQPLGCAPQPLSPNEQALPPQLEPAWPQGLRHNSASGRVGPAEYLSPDMQRQRKTKRKTKEQLAILKSFFLQCQWARREDYHKLEQITGLPRPEIIQWFGDTRYALKHGQLKWFRDNAVPGAPSFQDPAVPTPPPSTRSLNEWAETPPLPNPPPPPDIRPLERYWATHQQLRESDIPQLSQASRLSTQQVLDWFDSRLPEPAEVVVCLDEEEEEEEEELPEDGEEEEEEDDDDDDDDVIIQD; encoded by the exons ATGGTGCGAGGCTGGGAGCCGCCGCCCGGGCTGGACTGCG CTATCTCTGAAGGGCACAAATCAGAAAGCACCATGCCTCCTAATAAAGAGGCCAGCAGTCTTAATAGCTCCCCTGCGGGCCTCATCTGCCTCCCTCCAATCTCTGAGGAGCTACAGCTTGTGTGGACCCAAGCAGCCCAGACCAGTGAGCTGGACAGCAATGAACATTTGCTCCAAACCTTCAGCTACTTCCCCTATCCCAGTTTAGcagacattgcccttctttgcctACGCTATGGGCTGCAGATGGAGAAAGTCAAGACTTGGTTCATGGCCCAGCGCCTTCGCTGTGGCATTAGCTGGTCATCTGAAGAAATTGAAGAGACTCGAGCCCGAGTAGTCTACCATCGGGACCAACTCCATTTCAAATCCCTTCTCTCTTTTACTCATCATGCAGGGCGGCCGCCAGAGGAAATGCCTCCTTCTCCTGTGCCACCTCCGGAACAAGTTGGTCTTGGAATAGTGCCcctgactcttagcgagcccacCCAGATGAAAGGATTGAAGGTAGAGCCTGAGGAgtcactgagtcaccagaaagCAAAGGAGCCCTTGATGGTACCTGGCAGTGGGGCATTTCCCCACCAATCACAATTTTGGCAGGATCATCAATGCAGTGGCCTCTCCAAGGAGcaggcaggcaggtgtcccgACCAGTCACACAGCCTAGCTACTGCTTCCTGGAACCACGCCACAGCTGTCCACCAGCCCCGTGCTCGGGATAAGCCTCAATCCATCTCATTACTTGCCAGTAGTTGTAAGAAGGAGTCAGCATCTAATGTGACTCCTCCTTCCTCTACCTCTTCCTCTTTCCAGGGACTGGCTAATGGAGCTCCTGCCACCTCTAAGCCCCTTCAGCCACTGGGCTGTGCCCCACAACCATTGTCACCCAATGAACAGGCACTACCCCCACAGCTGGAGCCAGCCTGGCCCCAGGGGCTAAGGCATAACTCAGCATCAGGTAGGGTTGGCCCTGCAGAGTATCTTTCCCCAGACATGCAACGCCAGCGAAAGACCAAGCGCAAAACCAAAGAGCAGTTGGCTATCCTCAAATCGTTTTTTCTACAGTGCCAATGGGCACGGCGAGAGGATTACCATAAATTAGAGCAGATCACTGGTTTACCTCGGCCTGAGATTATTCAGTGGTTTGGTGACACACGCTATGCCTTGAAGCATGGGCAACTAAAGTGGTTTCGGGACAATGCAGTACCTGGTGCCCCTAGTTTCCAGGATCCAGCAGTTCCCACACCACCACCTTCAACCCGCTCCTTGAATGAATGGGCTGAGACACCGCCTCTGCcaaatcccccacccccaccggaTATACGACCCTTGGAGAGGTACTGGGCAACCCACCAACAGCTCCGGGAAAGTGATATCCCTCAACTGAGTCAGGCATCAAGGCTTAGCACCCAGCAGGTACTGGATTGGTTTGACTCTCGATTACCTGAGCCAGCTGAAGTGGTGGTCTGTCTagatgaagaggaggaagaggaggaggaggaactgccagaagatggtgaagaggaggaggaggaggacgacgACGATGATGACGATGATGTGATCATCCAGGACTga
- the HOMEZ gene encoding homeobox and leucine zipper protein Homez isoform X3 yields the protein MPPNKEASSLNSSPAGLICLPPISEELQLVWTQAAQTSELDSNEHLLQTFSYFPYPSLADIALLCLRYGLQMEKVKTWFMAQRLRCGISWSSEEIEETRARVVYHRDQLHFKSLLSFTHHAGRPPEEMPPSPVPPPEQVGLGIVPLTLSEPTQMKGLKVEPEESLSHQKAKEPLMVPGSGAFPHQSQFWQDHQCSGLSKEQAGRCPDQSHSLATASWNHATAVHQPRARDKPQSISLLASSCKKESASNVTPPSSTSSSFQGLANGAPATSKPLQPLGCAPQPLSPNEQALPPQLEPAWPQGLRHNSASGRVGPAEYLSPDMQRQRKTKRKTKEQLAILKSFFLQCQWARREDYHKLEQITGLPRPEIIQWFGDTRYALKHGQLKWFRDNAVPGAPSFQDPAVPTPPPSTRSLNEWAETPPLPNPPPPPDIRPLERYWATHQQLRESDIPQLSQASRLSTQQVLDWFDSRLPEPAEVVVCLDEEEEEEEEELPEDGEEEEEEDDDDDDDDVIIQD from the coding sequence ATGCCTCCTAATAAAGAGGCCAGCAGTCTTAATAGCTCCCCTGCGGGCCTCATCTGCCTCCCTCCAATCTCTGAGGAGCTACAGCTTGTGTGGACCCAAGCAGCCCAGACCAGTGAGCTGGACAGCAATGAACATTTGCTCCAAACCTTCAGCTACTTCCCCTATCCCAGTTTAGcagacattgcccttctttgcctACGCTATGGGCTGCAGATGGAGAAAGTCAAGACTTGGTTCATGGCCCAGCGCCTTCGCTGTGGCATTAGCTGGTCATCTGAAGAAATTGAAGAGACTCGAGCCCGAGTAGTCTACCATCGGGACCAACTCCATTTCAAATCCCTTCTCTCTTTTACTCATCATGCAGGGCGGCCGCCAGAGGAAATGCCTCCTTCTCCTGTGCCACCTCCGGAACAAGTTGGTCTTGGAATAGTGCCcctgactcttagcgagcccacCCAGATGAAAGGATTGAAGGTAGAGCCTGAGGAgtcactgagtcaccagaaagCAAAGGAGCCCTTGATGGTACCTGGCAGTGGGGCATTTCCCCACCAATCACAATTTTGGCAGGATCATCAATGCAGTGGCCTCTCCAAGGAGcaggcaggcaggtgtcccgACCAGTCACACAGCCTAGCTACTGCTTCCTGGAACCACGCCACAGCTGTCCACCAGCCCCGTGCTCGGGATAAGCCTCAATCCATCTCATTACTTGCCAGTAGTTGTAAGAAGGAGTCAGCATCTAATGTGACTCCTCCTTCCTCTACCTCTTCCTCTTTCCAGGGACTGGCTAATGGAGCTCCTGCCACCTCTAAGCCCCTTCAGCCACTGGGCTGTGCCCCACAACCATTGTCACCCAATGAACAGGCACTACCCCCACAGCTGGAGCCAGCCTGGCCCCAGGGGCTAAGGCATAACTCAGCATCAGGTAGGGTTGGCCCTGCAGAGTATCTTTCCCCAGACATGCAACGCCAGCGAAAGACCAAGCGCAAAACCAAAGAGCAGTTGGCTATCCTCAAATCGTTTTTTCTACAGTGCCAATGGGCACGGCGAGAGGATTACCATAAATTAGAGCAGATCACTGGTTTACCTCGGCCTGAGATTATTCAGTGGTTTGGTGACACACGCTATGCCTTGAAGCATGGGCAACTAAAGTGGTTTCGGGACAATGCAGTACCTGGTGCCCCTAGTTTCCAGGATCCAGCAGTTCCCACACCACCACCTTCAACCCGCTCCTTGAATGAATGGGCTGAGACACCGCCTCTGCcaaatcccccacccccaccggaTATACGACCCTTGGAGAGGTACTGGGCAACCCACCAACAGCTCCGGGAAAGTGATATCCCTCAACTGAGTCAGGCATCAAGGCTTAGCACCCAGCAGGTACTGGATTGGTTTGACTCTCGATTACCTGAGCCAGCTGAAGTGGTGGTCTGTCTagatgaagaggaggaagaggaggaggaggaactgccagaagatggtgaagaggaggaggaggaggacgacgACGATGATGACGATGATGTGATCATCCAGGACTga